Proteins encoded together in one Sylvia atricapilla isolate bSylAtr1 chromosome 2, bSylAtr1.pri, whole genome shotgun sequence window:
- the POU4F1 gene encoding LOW QUALITY PROTEIN: POU domain, class 4, transcription factor 1 (The sequence of the model RefSeq protein was modified relative to this genomic sequence to represent the inferred CDS: inserted 3 bases in 2 codons) produces the protein MMSMNSKQPHFAMHPTLPEHKYPSLHSSSEAIRRACLPTPPLQSNIFASLDETLLARAEALAAVDIAVSQGKSHPFKPDATYHTMNSVPCTSTSTVPLXRHHHHHHHHQALEPGDLLDHITSPSLALMPGGGGGGGGGGGGHDGAGGGGGGAGXGGGGGGSGGGGGGLISTSAHPHSHMHGLGHLSHPAAMNMPSGLPHPGLVAAHHGAAGQVASAAAVVGAAGLASICDSDTDPRELEAFAERFKQRRIKLGVTQADVGSALANLKIPGVGSLSQSTICRFESLTLSHNNMIALKPILQAWLEEAEGAQREKMNKPELFNGGEKKRKRTSIAAPEKRSLEAYFAVQPRPSSEKIAAIAEKLDLKKNVVRVWFCNQRQKQKRMKFSATY, from the exons ATGATGTCCATGAACAGCAAACAGCCTCATTTTGCCATGCATCCCACCCTACCTGAGCACAAATACCCCTCTCTACACTCCAGCTCGGAAGCAATAAGAAGAGCATGTCTACCAACTCCACCG ctgcagagcaatATCTTCGCCAGCCTCGATGAGACCCTGCTGGCGCGGGCCGAGGCTCTGGCCGCCGTCGACATCGCCGTCTCGCAGGGCAAGAGCCACCCGTTCAAGCCCGACGCCACGTACCACACCATGAACAGCGTGCCCTGCACCTCCACCTCCACCGTGCCCTT GCgtcaccaccaccaccaccaccatcaccaggCGCTGGAGCCCGGCGACCTCCTCGACCACATCACCTCCCCCTCCCTCGCTCTCATGcccggcggaggcggcggcggaggcggcggcggcggcggccacgacggggcgggcggcggaggcggcggggccg ggggagggggcggcggcggcagcggcgggggcggcggcggcctcATCTCCACTTCGGCCCACCCGCACTCGCACATGCACGGCCTGGGCCACCTCTCGCACCCGGCCGCCATGAACATGCCGTCGGGGCTGCCGCACCCGGGGCTGGTGGCCGCGCACCACGGCGCCGCGGGGCAGGTGGCCTCGGCGGCGGCGGTGGTGGGGGCGGCCGGCCTGGCCTCCATCTGCGACTCGGACACGGACCCGCGAGAGCTGGAGGCCTTCGCCGAGCGCTTCAAGCAGCGCCGCATCAAGCTGGGGGTGACCCAGGCCGACGTGGGCTCGGCGCTGGCCAACCTGAAGATCCCGGGCGTGGGCTCCCTCAGCCAGAGCACCATCTGCCGCTTCGAGTCCCTCACCCTCTCCCACAACAACATGATCGCCCTCAAGCCCATCCTGCAGGCCTGGCTGGAGGAGGCCGAGGGCGCCCAGCGGGAAAAAATGAACAAGCCCGAGCTCTTCAATGGGGGCGAGAAGAAGCGCAAGCGGACTTCCATCGCTGCCCCGGAGAAGCGCTCTCTGGAGGCGTACTTCGCCGTCCAGCCCCGGCCCTCCTCCGAGAAGATCGCCGCCATCGCCGAGAAATTGGACCTCAAAAAGAACGTGGTGCGGGTTTGGTTTTGCAACCAGAGACAGAAGCAGAAACGGATGAAATTTTCCGCCACCTACTAG